From a single Anaerolineaceae bacterium oral taxon 439 genomic region:
- a CDS encoding DNA-directed RNA polymerase subunit alpha — MVTPKVEIEREGDKYGKFRIYPLERGYGVTIGNALRRILLSSLEGAAITSISISDVQHEFSAIPGVREDVLQVMLQVKQVRLKLHGVNSSRVTLEVTNEGEVTASDIQCPSEVEILNPELYLFTVDNPNANLRIDMTVERGRGYSAANDRPNYLSIGEIPVDAIFSPIKRVNWNVGSVLYDRSTNYDKLELEIWTDGTILPEKALKLSSKIMIEHLRFISGISEETIELPMAYEKPIHRASEINETTIEGLDLSVRVFNSLKRTGVQTVGDVLDMLDKGDDAVKSIRNFGEKSLEELREKLQEKGYLKKDKTTE; from the coding sequence ATGGTAACACCCAAGGTGGAGATTGAACGGGAAGGCGATAAATACGGAAAGTTCCGGATTTATCCGCTCGAACGCGGCTATGGCGTGACGATCGGGAACGCTCTGCGCCGGATTTTACTGTCTTCGTTGGAAGGAGCGGCGATCACGTCGATCAGTATTTCTGACGTTCAGCATGAATTCAGCGCGATACCGGGTGTGCGAGAGGACGTTTTACAGGTCATGCTGCAGGTGAAACAGGTTCGCCTCAAGCTGCATGGGGTCAACTCGTCCCGCGTTACGCTGGAGGTTACGAATGAAGGCGAAGTAACCGCGTCGGATATCCAATGTCCATCGGAGGTGGAGATCCTCAACCCCGAATTGTATCTTTTTACGGTTGACAACCCGAACGCCAATTTACGAATAGATATGACCGTTGAACGCGGACGGGGGTATTCCGCCGCGAACGATCGCCCGAATTACCTATCGATCGGGGAAATCCCGGTGGACGCGATTTTCAGTCCGATCAAGCGCGTTAACTGGAACGTTGGTTCGGTATTGTACGATCGAAGCACGAACTATGATAAGCTCGAATTGGAAATTTGGACGGATGGAACGATCCTGCCGGAGAAGGCGTTGAAGCTTTCGTCGAAGATCATGATCGAGCATCTGCGTTTCATTTCCGGGATCAGCGAAGAGACGATCGAGCTTCCGATGGCTTACGAAAAACCGATTCACCGCGCCAGCGAGATCAACGAGACGACGATCGAAGGGCTCGATCTTTCGGTCCGCGTTTTCAACTCGCTGAAGCGGACTGGCGTTCAGACGGTAGGCGATGTTCTGGACATGTTAGATAAAGGTGATGACGCTGTAAAATCGATCCGCAACTTCGGGGAGAAGAGCCTGGAGGAGCTGCGTGAGAAATTGCAGGAAAAAGGTTACCTGAAGAAAGATAAAACTACGGAGTAA
- a CDS encoding 30S ribosomal protein S13 gives MARIEGVDLPRNKRIEVALTYIYGIGLPRAQRIIAETGVSPDVRVRDLSDTDENLLREYIAKNFTVEGDLRREVQMSIKRLVEIGCYRGQRHRRNLPCRGQRTRTNARTAKGPKKTVAGRGRRRGATKK, from the coding sequence ATGGCTCGTATTGAAGGTGTTGATCTTCCGCGGAATAAACGGATCGAAGTTGCGTTAACCTATATTTACGGGATCGGCTTGCCCCGCGCCCAGCGAATCATCGCGGAAACGGGCGTCAGTCCGGACGTTCGCGTTCGCGATCTCTCTGATACGGATGAGAACCTCCTCCGCGAGTATATCGCGAAGAACTTTACGGTCGAAGGCGATCTTCGCCGCGAGGTTCAGATGAGTATCAAGCGGCTGGTGGAAATCGGCTGCTACCGCGGCCAGCGTCATCGACGTAATCTGCCTTGCCGCGGGCAACGGACGCGTACGAACGCGCGTACGGCGAAGGGGCCGAAAAAGACGGTCGCCGGTCGCGGTCGTCGCCGCGGCGCAACGAAGAAATAG
- a CDS encoding adenylate kinase, with amino-acid sequence MAKYYVLLGPPGAGKGTQAKLISEKIGVAHISTGDLLRENVKNHTALGREAEGFMNSGRLVPDDLIISMVRERIGEPDCAQGALMDGFPRTVAQAEAFDRMLGESFGAKISCVPCIDVPAVLLIERLSGRMMCPNGHVFHQVFNPPAAEGVCDECGAALYQRDDDKVETVTRRIEVYENQTAPLIAYYEKAGILVKIDGKQRIEGVTAQIFQALDVA; translated from the coding sequence ATGGCGAAGTATTATGTATTGTTAGGGCCTCCCGGCGCCGGTAAGGGGACGCAGGCGAAGCTCATTTCCGAGAAAATTGGCGTTGCGCATATCAGCACCGGCGATCTTCTCCGTGAAAACGTCAAAAACCATACGGCGCTGGGCCGCGAGGCGGAGGGGTTCATGAATTCCGGACGCCTCGTTCCCGACGACCTGATTATCTCGATGGTCCGGGAGCGGATCGGCGAGCCGGACTGCGCCCAGGGTGCTCTGATGGACGGGTTCCCGCGAACGGTCGCGCAGGCGGAAGCGTTTGATCGAATGCTGGGCGAATCGTTCGGCGCGAAGATCAGCTGCGTTCCCTGTATCGACGTTCCCGCGGTCCTGCTGATCGAGCGGCTGAGCGGGCGGATGATGTGCCCCAACGGGCATGTCTTCCATCAGGTTTTCAACCCGCCGGCGGCGGAAGGCGTCTGCGATGAATGCGGCGCTGCGCTTTATCAGCGCGACGACGACAAGGTCGAGACGGTTACCAGGCGGATCGAGGTCTACGAAAACCAGACGGCGCCGCTGATCGCTTATTACGAAAAAGCGGGAATCCTGGTGAAGATTGACGGAAAGCAGCGTATTGAAGGCGTCACCGCGCAGATTTTTCAGGCGCTTGACGTCGCGTAA
- a CDS encoding type I methionyl aminopeptidase, with protein MSWDRQISIKSKEELKLMREAGVINAEALRAAAEACVPGASTYDVNAAAEKVHHRYGVTSPFRGVPGPIPFPANTCTSVNHVLVHGIPSRKHILKEGDIISVDCGTLFKGYVADSAFTTGVGKLTDEARKLIETTESALYAGIQRMRVGYHTGDVSAAIQEYAESRGYFLTKQYTGHGVGRKMWEAPQVPNYGIAGQGVRLKAGIVIAIEPMVLIGTEATKVLGDGWSVSSADHSLTAHYEHTIAVTDEGPMVTTLLADGNPPVTSIGMTAERLSRELAQGL; from the coding sequence ATGAGTTGGGACAGGCAGATATCGATTAAATCGAAAGAGGAACTGAAGCTGATGCGCGAGGCAGGCGTGATTAACGCTGAAGCGCTGCGAGCGGCGGCGGAGGCCTGCGTTCCCGGCGCGTCGACGTATGACGTAAACGCGGCGGCGGAAAAGGTGCATCACCGATACGGCGTGACCTCGCCGTTCCGCGGCGTTCCCGGTCCGATCCCCTTTCCGGCGAATACCTGTACGAGCGTGAACCATGTTCTCGTACATGGGATCCCTTCCCGGAAGCATATTTTAAAAGAAGGGGATATTATCTCGGTCGACTGTGGAACGCTTTTTAAGGGCTATGTCGCGGATTCGGCGTTTACGACCGGCGTTGGAAAGCTTACCGACGAGGCGCGGAAGCTGATCGAGACGACCGAGTCAGCGCTTTACGCCGGGATCCAGCGCATGCGCGTCGGGTATCATACCGGCGACGTTTCGGCCGCGATTCAGGAGTACGCGGAAAGTCGCGGATATTTCCTGACGAAACAGTACACCGGCCACGGCGTCGGGCGGAAGATGTGGGAGGCGCCTCAGGTTCCGAACTACGGGATCGCGGGGCAGGGCGTCCGGCTGAAAGCCGGAATCGTGATCGCGATCGAGCCGATGGTCCTGATCGGGACGGAAGCGACGAAAGTCCTCGGCGATGGCTGGTCGGTCTCCTCCGCGGATCATAGCCTGACGGCGCATTATGAGCATACGATCGCCGTGACAGACGAGGGCCCGATGGTGACGACGCTTCTGGCGGACGGGAATCCGCCGGTTACCTCGATCGGCATGACCGCCGAGCGGTTGTCACGGGAACTGGCCCAGGGGCTTTGA
- a CDS encoding 50S ribosomal protein L13 codes for MEWRMTVEKTYVIKGEPQNDWLLVDANGQGIGRLATQIANYLLGKHKPTFTPGVMMGDFVVVINAAHIAASPKKMVTKMYYRHSGYPGGLKEASLKFLLRTRPERVIQSAVWGMLPHNRHGRALLRRLKIYAENDHPHAAQNPTKVN; via the coding sequence ATGGAATGGAGAATGACTGTGGAAAAGACCTACGTCATTAAAGGTGAACCGCAAAATGATTGGCTGCTCGTTGACGCGAACGGTCAAGGCATTGGCAGACTCGCGACACAGATTGCGAATTACCTTTTAGGGAAGCATAAGCCGACGTTTACGCCCGGCGTCATGATGGGCGATTTCGTCGTCGTCATTAACGCGGCGCATATCGCGGCTTCTCCCAAGAAGATGGTTACAAAAATGTACTATCGGCACTCGGGTTATCCGGGCGGCTTGAAAGAAGCGTCGTTGAAATTCTTGCTGCGAACGCGGCCGGAACGCGTGATCCAGAGCGCGGTTTGGGGGATGCTCCCGCATAACCGGCATGGACGCGCCTTGCTGCGCCGACTGAAGATTTACGCTGAAAACGATCATCCGCACGCCGCGCAGAATCCGACGAAAGTCAACTAA
- a CDS encoding 30S ribosomal protein S11 produces MAQNVRSARRAGSARKVKRTLGAAQVHIFASFNNTIITVTDAMGNPVCWASGGTAGYKGSRKSTPFAARVAAEQVIKTAQTMGVQEVDLIVKGPGPGRESAIRAVQGVGMKVRTISDITPIAHNGCRPPKKRRV; encoded by the coding sequence ATGGCTCAAAATGTACGCTCTGCGCGTCGCGCCGGTTCGGCGCGAAAAGTAAAGCGCACGCTGGGCGCGGCCCAGGTGCACATTTTTGCTTCCTTTAATAACACCATTATTACGGTCACGGACGCCATGGGGAATCCGGTTTGCTGGGCGAGCGGCGGAACCGCCGGCTACAAAGGCTCCCGGAAGTCCACGCCGTTTGCCGCGCGCGTCGCGGCTGAGCAGGTTATCAAAACTGCTCAGACGATGGGAGTTCAGGAAGTTGATTTGATCGTTAAAGGGCCCGGACCGGGCCGCGAATCTGCGATTCGCGCGGTTCAGGGTGTGGGGATGAAAGTCCGGACGATTTCGGATATTACGCCGATTGCGCATAACGGCTGCCGCCCTCCGAAGAAACGCCGCGTCTGA
- a CDS encoding tRNA pseudouridine(38-40) synthase TruA encodes MSASNPPLNDAEASGGSSEAHYKFTVSYDGTSFKGFQRQTDGVRTVQGELEKAFRSVGWTGTAIRGAGRTDSGVHASGQVISARLCWNHPPAALVGALNVSLPPEIAIQDAERVRSDFDPRRDAVSRTYRYRILIHPIRQPLSERNGWRLSAVPDFEKLRETGAVFLGTHDFASFGSAPEKGGSTVRRIYRSRWLRSAETPEKLFFYEVEANGFLYRMVRRLVYLQAMAALGFLPGDSLREALESGRPLRAGLAPAAGLTLTNVSYPAWIYDSDETGKQAEIF; translated from the coding sequence TTGTCGGCGAGTAATCCGCCGCTGAACGACGCGGAAGCGTCGGGCGGCTCGTCCGAAGCACATTACAAATTTACAGTCTCGTACGATGGAACGTCTTTCAAGGGCTTCCAGCGCCAGACAGACGGAGTCCGAACGGTCCAGGGGGAGCTTGAGAAAGCGTTCCGCTCGGTCGGTTGGACGGGGACGGCGATCCGGGGCGCGGGACGGACCGACAGCGGCGTTCACGCCAGTGGGCAGGTTATTTCTGCGCGCCTTTGTTGGAATCATCCGCCGGCGGCGTTGGTTGGGGCGCTGAACGTCAGCCTTCCGCCCGAGATCGCGATCCAGGACGCCGAACGGGTCCGGTCCGATTTCGATCCCCGGCGCGACGCGGTTTCGCGAACGTACCGTTACCGGATCCTGATTCATCCGATTCGTCAGCCGTTGTCGGAAAGAAACGGATGGCGCCTGAGCGCGGTTCCGGATTTTGAAAAGCTTCGGGAGACTGGAGCTGTATTTCTCGGGACGCACGATTTCGCGTCGTTCGGATCTGCGCCTGAAAAAGGCGGGAGCACGGTTCGCAGGATCTACCGCAGTCGCTGGCTGCGTTCGGCGGAAACGCCGGAGAAGCTGTTTTTTTATGAGGTTGAGGCGAACGGGTTCCTGTATCGAATGGTCCGACGGCTGGTGTATTTGCAGGCGATGGCCGCGCTTGGGTTCCTTCCGGGGGATTCGCTCCGGGAAGCGCTCGAAAGCGGGCGTCCGCTCCGGGCGGGATTAGCGCCGGCGGCGGGATTGACGCTGACGAACGTGAGTTATCCGGCGTGGATTTACGATAGCGACGAGACTGGAAAACAGGCAGAGATATTTTAG
- a CDS encoding 30S ribosomal protein S9, with product MAGQYFEGVGRRKESIARVRVSTGSGVFVVNEKQIAAYFNRLGDVESILRPFAAVDKDQALFDVTVHVNGGGVTGQTEAVRLGLARALIEMDETLKPSLSHAGLLTRDPRIKERKKPGLKRARKAPTYTKR from the coding sequence ATGGCAGGACAGTATTTTGAAGGCGTTGGTCGCCGAAAAGAGAGTATCGCCCGCGTCCGCGTCAGCACGGGCAGCGGCGTTTTCGTCGTCAACGAAAAGCAGATCGCGGCCTATTTCAACCGCCTGGGCGACGTGGAGTCGATTCTTCGCCCGTTCGCGGCGGTCGATAAGGATCAGGCGCTGTTTGACGTGACGGTTCATGTTAACGGCGGCGGCGTCACCGGGCAGACCGAGGCGGTCCGCCTTGGCCTTGCGCGGGCGCTGATCGAGATGGACGAGACGTTGAAACCGTCGCTGAGCCATGCCGGCTTGCTGACGCGCGATCCGAGAATCAAGGAACGGAAGAAGCCGGGCCTGAAGCGGGCCCGAAAGGCGCCGACCTACACCAAACGTTAA
- a CDS encoding 30S ribosomal protein S4, with protein MARYIGSVCRLCRRENEKLYLKGERCYSAKCAFEKRAFAPGDHGKSGMGRGGDRASDYARQLRAKQKIRRVYGVLERQFRRYFGIADKKSGMTGLNLLQILESRLDNVVFRLGFAENRTQARQFVNHGHFMVNGVRCDIPSAILKPGDEVTVRELSKNKAMFRDIAEVAEKRVCPLWLGRDTKAISGRMLRLPERTEIGENLSEQLVVEYYSR; from the coding sequence ATGGCTCGATATATCGGATCCGTTTGTAGGCTTTGCCGACGGGAGAATGAAAAATTATATTTAAAAGGCGAACGGTGCTACTCTGCGAAATGCGCTTTTGAAAAACGCGCGTTTGCGCCCGGGGATCATGGTAAATCCGGGATGGGACGCGGCGGCGATCGGGCTTCCGACTACGCCCGGCAGCTTCGCGCGAAGCAGAAGATCCGCCGCGTGTACGGCGTTCTGGAGCGGCAGTTCCGCCGCTATTTCGGTATCGCTGATAAAAAGTCGGGTATGACTGGTCTGAACTTGCTCCAGATTTTGGAATCCCGTCTGGATAACGTCGTTTTCCGCCTTGGGTTCGCCGAGAATCGGACGCAGGCGCGGCAATTCGTCAATCACGGTCATTTCATGGTCAACGGGGTGCGCTGCGATATCCCTTCGGCGATTTTGAAGCCGGGGGATGAGGTTACCGTTCGGGAATTGTCGAAAAATAAGGCGATGTTCCGGGATATTGCGGAAGTGGCTGAAAAGCGGGTTTGTCCTCTTTGGCTGGGTCGGGATACGAAAGCGATTTCCGGGCGGATGCTGCGATTGCCGGAGCGAACTGAAATCGGTGAGAACCTTTCTGAACAGCTGGTTGTCGAGTACTATTCTCGGTAA
- a CDS encoding 50S ribosomal protein L17: MRHSVAGYKLSRNKNQRTALRTTMVRQLFEHERITTTFAKAHSVRNLAEKLITIAKKGNGGDTIDKMNASRLAASRLGNDRDLTRKLFDDLAPRFEKRSGGYTRIIKLGPRKGDSAEMVVLELVGE, translated from the coding sequence ATGCGGCACTCAGTTGCAGGCTATAAATTAAGCCGAAATAAGAATCAGCGTACCGCGCTTCGGACGACGATGGTCCGTCAGCTCTTTGAACACGAGCGGATTACGACGACCTTCGCCAAGGCGCATTCGGTCCGCAACCTTGCAGAAAAATTGATTACGATCGCGAAGAAAGGGAACGGCGGGGATACGATTGATAAAATGAACGCGTCCCGCTTAGCGGCTTCCCGTCTCGGCAACGACCGCGATCTGACCAGGAAGTTGTTTGACGATCTCGCGCCGCGCTTCGAAAAACGGAGCGGGGGGTATACGCGGATAATCAAATTAGGGCCGCGTAAGGGCGACAGCGCCGAGATGGTCGTCCTCGAACTTGTCGGCGAGTAA